The sequence TGTTACTCCTGATGAACCAGTCGTTTTAGTCCATGCAAGAGGAGCTTTCATGTCAGCTCCAGGAGTGCCATAAAACGGGGCCTGGCCAGTATTTTGGAGTCCCCAAAGGTTTGAATACCCGGGATCATTCGGATAAGAAGAACCTGATGCCTGAAAACTTTGAATAGGTACAGTTTTTTGGACATTTTCAATAGGACTGAGAGATATCTTATAATCCGGTTCAACATAGAGAACATCAGGATTTGCTTTATATGCTGCCATCGCATTCTCAAGACTCGTGCCTGATACCTGGACAACCTGCATTCCAGCGACTCCGTTTGAACTGAGATCACGGACCACCTGAGTTCCGGCCATCGCATTTGCTGATGATTGAACAGACATCAGGGATGAACGTGATTGTGCTGAATTTGGATTATACCGAACAATAAGACGGTCAGTGGCATGTTCTTCTGATACCTGAATGGTATTCTGATTGTGTGTACCCGTAATCTGCTCTATCCACTGATTATCCGGGAACCAGTTATCAGAAGGCCCTGCCAATACAGCCGGGACCGAAAAACAAAGCAGGATGGCGATTCCAATTCCTGCATAAAAGATATTTTTATCTGAAAAATACATGGATACTTCCCCGCACTTTTTATGAATACCAGATATCTGATGTGCTGAATCATGAAGTTTCTTCACTGGTCAGAAGAAACTTCATAAGGAACATCGGATTTTCAAAAAAAAGGATAATCAGGATCTTAACATTTCATATAGCACTGACCATTGGGGCCTTCAAAGCAACATTGAAAAGGTGGACTCCAGGCATTTTCAGCAACCTGATTATTAATTTCGAGATAGAGAGCAGAAAGGTCTGTTTTCTTTTCGATTGCCGATTCCAGATCTCCCAGTTCATCAAAATAGGGGTTGAGAAGTTCCCCGGAGTAAAATTCGAGAGGATGTGCCTCGAAGGTAATGGTATTCAGTTCAGTATCAATTGAAAGATTGGATATCTCAATCAGAGATGTGAGATCTATTTCAGAACCGGCAAGAATAAGAACTGCGTTCATTGGATAGGATTCATTTGCAAGATGTTTTATTGGAACAAGGAAGAACTCATCTCCATCTTTAATCGAGGAGAATGGAATGATTTCCTGAATGGTAATTTCATACAAACCATCTGTTGTGCTTTCAATGGTGCTCTGCTCTCCCTGTACATACACGGTGTATCCGGGAGATTCTGCTCCAATAACAATTCCTATGATAGATAGAAGAATGAGTAAACCAAAAAGCCCTTTTCTCAGATATTCGATCATTCTTTCTACTATTATTTTGATTGGTCAAAAATATACTGCTTTACAGGAGATCAGATCGACATAAAAAAACGATTTACTCATAATTTGAAATGAGAGATTATACACCACTATTAACCGTATATTCTCGGATTTAGAAAAATATCAGAATTTATAAAGCGCAAATTCCAGATACAAAAAAACAATGGTAAACTGACTTCCCAAAAATTACCTTTTCATCAAAAAATGAATATTGTTATCCCAGGCAATTTAGGAAAAATCAGAGATTATACAGAGAATGATGGATTATTCTTCCTCCAATATCTTCTTAACCTTCAGATTGATATCTATATTTATATGGTATTCAGCCGGTCACAGGCAAAAAACATTTGCATAGTCCATGATGTCCCTGTCCCCATAATAATTGCACCGGGAAATGTACCTGAACCGGAATATAAACAAAAAACCTACCATATTGTTCTTTCAATAGATGTAGGAAATACTACAACCGATTGTATTATTACCGGAACAAACCTTGAGACTGGAATTACCTATCTTATCAACAGAAATGTCAGACTTATGAAGGACATTCCAAAACCAGAGTCAGGGGAAGAAATATTTGGTCAGACACTTGATGGTCACATACTTTCAAAAAAAGCAGTAGAAGCTCTGGTAAAAGATATCATTTACAAAACAATATCCGAATGCTCTCTTGATCTCAATAAGGAATTAGATTTTGCAGTCCATTCAACAGGAATCGTTGCAGAATGGGAATCACCTGACCACATCAATAATTACCTGGGTTCTATTACAAAAGGATGTCTTGACGCCGGTATCCCCATGGCAAAAATGAGACCGGTCATGACGAAATCTTCACTTCCGGAAGATGATAGAAAATTCAGTATGCTTGATAAAGTCCAGTATACCGGATCAGTGGCAGGAGTGATTCCGGCGACCGGACTCTCTGGTGAGGATTTAATTGCAAATGATATGGAAGGAGACCTCTCATTAGCCGGAATAAAACAGGCAGCAGTGAATACCCCTATTGATTTTAGAAATCCCTGCGTTTCAATTGACATGGGAACCATTCTTGATGGCCGGATAACAGAAAATGTCCCGAAAGACCGGAAAGATCCCTATGCACGAACAATTGGATGCTTCATTGGTCTTGGTGGAGCGATTGCAGATACATTAGTTAAAGGAACAGGGCAGGTTGATAAAAAGTATGGAACTGCTCAGGAATTCCTTGGTGATGATGTAAAAACCGGATTCTTTTCAAAGAAAGAATCGGGTTTGTGTAAAGATTATTCAAATAAGATTCATAACCTGATTCAGGTTGAGATGGTCCCCCATCACAGAAAGAAATTTGGACAGGTACCAATCGATCCCCAGATTGCAGAAAATGAAAAAATTGCAATTATCGGGGTTGACTGTGGTGAAGATTTTTCTCATTATCATGAACTTCAGGAGATCGGACGAGAAATCTACGAAAATAAGGGATTAAAGAATTTTACTGAAGTAATAGACCGAGTGTGTGCCCAATTGTCTCTTCGAATGATTGACGTTGCTCATAAAGAAGGATTACTACATGAAAATTCTGTACTTGGGTTTTCAGGGAGAGCCATCATGTCAGGAAGAAAGCCAGAATATGTACTTGAAGGGATAATCCAGAGAAACCTCTATCCGGATCCCTATGACAGACTCATCTTTGTATCAAGTGCTCTCCCTCGTGGTGCATCAGTCATGGCCCGGTGTATGGGAAGTCTCGGAAATCCAAAACGCCCAATTGGGGGAAATCGAGGAGAAGGATGTATTCTAGGCCGAAGAAAAGCCTTTAACGCATAATTTTTTCGTATGAACCAGGATTTGACGTTGGAACGATAGATATTGTGCTTTTATCAATTTTTTGTTCAATTGATGATTTCATCCGGTTAATTACTGCCTGAACATCACCCATTTTTCTATCACCATCAAACTCAAGAAAGATCTCAATAAATACCCTGTTTCCAGACCTCCTTGATTTTACACCATGAAAAGCCACATATTCATCAAAAAACTCTGCCAGATCCTGGAGGATTAGAAACTGGTAGGATTCATCTATTGTTTTATCAAGCAAATCCTGAAATGATGAGAATATTATGTGATATCCAGATAATAGCAGAATGATTCCAATGATGAATGATGATATCGGATCAAAGAAATCAGACCACCAGAACTCCTGAAACACTGTTGAGGCAACAAGAGTTCCTAAAACGAGGATATCAGAAATTGTTTTTATTCTAAATAATCGCCATTGGGACTCGAGGATAGGAGAATGCTCTTTTTTTGACTCCTGGTGCATTTTTCGCCATTGCCTGGCAGTTGCCGATATTGAAATAATGTATAAAATAATCCCCAAAATCGCCCCTTCTTCATGTATCTGGGCGGGAACAAGGATTCTCGAAATACTAGAGTAAAAGACCAAAAAAAGCGAGATAAACATAACAATTCCGGTGATTAATCCAGTAATTGTTTCGAATTTTCCCATGCCATAATCATAGGTAGAATGATCACCTTTTGAGAGTTTTCGAATGATCATCCATGCCATGAAAGTAGAAAGGAGTTCATTTCCATCTTTTACAACGTCGGCCAGCATAGTTACTGATCCGGACAGCATTACTGCTATGATATTGGGTATCCAAATCAGAATTGCAACAAGAAAACTATGAAATATCGTTTTTTCTTTAGAAGAGGGTAATGAAGGTTCTGATGAAGGACTCATTTCCATGATAATTAGAATTACTATGTATAGATACTGTGATTATATCATCTATCTTTTGGTATTTTAATCCTGTAGAGTTAGCAATGATATTTTCTAATAATTTAAAGGTTTGAATTAGGATTTTTTTGAAATAAATGAAATTAATGAAATTTGAAACATAATCTGGGACAAAATTATTGACAATGATTTTTTAATTCCACAATACTTTTATAGAACAGTACATCAATGATACCCTACACAACCAGGGATCAATATGTCAACACAACTTACCGGGCAACCAATCTATATCCTTCAACAAGGATCTTCCCGAAACCGTGGAAGGGATGCACAAAGTATGAACATTACTGCAGCAAAAGCGGTAGCAAATGCAGTAAGAAGCACCCTCGGTCCGAAAGGGATGGATAAGATGCTGGTTGACTCAATGGGTAACATTGTCATCACGAATGATGGAGCCACTATCCTCAAAGAGATGGATATTGAACATCCGGCTGCCAAAATGCTTGTAGAAATTGCAAAAACACAGGATGATGAAGTGGGTGATGGAACCACCACTGCAGTCATTATTGCAGGGGAATTGCTTAGACAGGCTGAGAATCTTATAGAACAGGGTATTCATCCGACGATAATTGTTCATGGGTACCGGATGGCAGGGGAAAAATCCAAGGAGCTACTCAAAGGGATCGCTATAGATATCAAACGATCCGACACGAAAATTCTTAAAAACCTTGCTCTGACTGCAATGGCCGGAAAGGGAGTTGAAGCTTCAAGAACCCTGCTCAGTGACCTTGTCGTAAAAGCAGCGACCAGTGTTGCTGAAATTGACGGAACAGTTGATATGGACAATATCAAAGTTGAGAAAAAAGTAGGAGGATTTCTCGAAGATTCTGAAATTGTCCAGGGCATTGTTATTGATAAAGAACGGGTCCATCCAGGAATGCCCACAAAAATTACGAATGCAAAAGTTATGCTCATCAATGCCCCGATAGAATATACAAAACCAGAGGTGGATGCTCAGCTTCTGATAACCAGTCCTGATCAATTACAGGCATTCGTAAACGAAGAAGAACGGATGACGAAGGTTATTGTTGAGAAAATTATTAAAACCGGGGCAAATGTTGTAATTTGTCAGAACGCAATCGGTGATATTGCCCAGCACTATCTTTCAAAAGCAAAAATCCTGGCTGTCAGACGGGTAAAATATAGTGATATGAATAATCTGGTCAGGGCAACTGGTGCCAGTATCATTTCAAGTATTGATGCCATCTCTTCAAATGATTTGGGATATGCCGGTCTTGTGGAAGAGCGAAAAGTTTCCGGAGAAGAGATGATCTTTATCGAGAAATGTAAAAATCCAAAAGCGATTTCTCTCATCATCCGGGGCGGAACCGAGCATGTCGTCGACGGATATGAGCGGGCGATTGAAGATGCAATCCGGGTTGTTTCCACAGTATTAGAAGATAAACAATATGTCGCTGGTGGTGGTGCACCGGAGATTGAATTATCACTTCGTCTTCGGGATTATGCAAATACGGTAGGGGGACGTGTTCAGATGGCAATTGAAGCATTCGCGACCGCACTGGAAATAATTCCAAGAACATTAGCCGAAAATGCCGGTCTTGATCCGATAGATATGGTAGTTGCTCTTCGTACATCTCATGATTCAGGCGAGAGTACATATGGACTCCATGTGTTTGAAGGAAAACCTGTCGATATGCTCAAAGAGGGTGTAGTAGAACCCCTTCAGGTAAAAATTCAGGCAATTTCAAGTGCAGTCGAGACTGCAGATATGATACTGAGAATTGACGATAATATTTCATCAGCAAAATCAGCACCACCATCAATGCCACCAGGTGGAATGGGCGATATGGGCGGCATGGGAATGTAAATCCCAAAATTAAAATTTTTAACCTCTTTTATACCCTTTTTCATCGCCTATGTGCTGAGCGATTTATCAAATATTTACGAATGTAATGCCTGGGTACCTATCGTTTCATGTTGCCTTCTGAATGAAAACACCGACGGAAAAAATAGTATTCCTTTATCAGTTATAAAAAGACATAAATATATGGATTCATCCTTTTCAGACATTCTTGAGAACATATTTGAAAAACAAAAAAAGGATTATCTCACCTTTACTTCTCTTAAAAGCAGATTACCGGCGTCAATAAAATCTGTTGTTTCAATAGATGTTAAAAAGACCTCAAATAAAGATCTTGAAGAAATAATCAAACCGTATCTCCCAGCCGGATACATTATCTATGTAAAAGGAAATACCAGATATCTCTTCAGGAAATCTCTTCAGGAAGTTATCATCTCATATTTGAAGGCAAATCCCAATCTTTCACTCAATCAGGTAAAAGCCAACCTTCCATTTAAACGTGAAGAACTGGCTGAAATAATAAACAACCTGGTTGATACTGGAAATGCAAAGACATTCATTATAGCGAAGAAAGATGGTTTTGGTACCCGGATATCCATAATAGATAAAAATCCCGATATAAAGAAAAACGAAAATATTGCCTATACTCCGGAAGCATTCAAAGAAGGATTTAATGCTATCAACAAAGGGAAACCATATATTAAGATTTTTGAACTCCGCAGATTTCTGGCCTGGCCTTCTTCTTCATTTGATACCTGTATGCAGGTACTATGGGATGCTGGAGTAATTGAACTACAGGCAAGCGATCCATCGCTCTTAACCGCCGATCAACAGAGAGATTCCTATAGGGATAAATCAAACACACTTCGAATTCTTCTGTTCTGGAGGGGAGAATGAGTTCAGGAATAGAGAGCTTACGGGAAAATAATCCATTTTATTCCAGTTCACACCCCGATCCCTGGGTAAGACAATTTCCAAATATTACATCTATTAATGGAGAGGTTTTTTCTTCAATAGTCAGAATCATTCAAAAAAAGCAAAACCAGGCATCAAATCCTGTCGGATTACTCATAAAAGGAGAGTCTGGATCAGGAAAAACACACATGATAGCAAGGATTCGAGAACATTGTGAAAAAACAAACTTCGAGATTAAATTTGCTACAATTAAACCTATTATTGATTATCAGACGCCGTTACGACGTGTTTTAAAAGGGATCATAACCAATCTGGCACACCCTGTTTCAGATCAATGCAGATATACACAAATTCATGGCATAGTCTTCTCTATAATCTGTGATTACTATGCTCATCAACCAGAAAACAAATCAATGGCGAACGATCTTGGTAGTGATGTCAATAAATTTTTTGACCATGTATACCGGAAACAGGAACATGTGGAGGCCTTATTGAAAGGTGTACAGGGGTGGACAATAAAAGAGATTCCAACAATAAATCCCCTCTTTGTCAGACTTCTCTTCTCATTTTGTAATCCGGAACTCCAACATATTGCACATATGCGACTTATCGGTGAAATAGGTGACCCGGAAGAAGCACAACTCTTACATGTCCCTTTCCAGGAATCCTCTTCAGATCCTGCAATGGAAGAAGAAGCACGTGAATTTCTGATCTCATTAGGGCTTCTCCTTTCACGTTATAACCAAAGCCTTATTGTCTGTTTTGATCAACTTGAAAACCTTAAAAATAAAGAACTTGTTGAGGCATTTGGCCAGATTATCTTTACAATCATCAATGATTGCCGGTCAATTATCCCGCTAACCTTTATGAGGACTTTATTCTGGGAGGAAGTCTTTTCTCCTGCTCTTGATCAGTCGATATCAGAAAGACTTGCAATGAATCAGTGGATACTCCGGGGTTGTAATGACGATGAGGTTGAAGAGATAATAAGAACCAGAATACAGGAAATTCTTCCGGATAACTGGAGTGAACCATATTCATGGCTTATCAAGAAAGTCAGAGAGACGATTAATAAAAATCCATCTCCACGAGAAGTTATCAGATGTGCAAATACAATTATACTACAATCCGATTCATCGTCTGTTCATATTCCCAAAGTTACACCTGAAGAAGTGATTCATGCGGCATACACAAATGAACGAGAATTAATAATATCTGATCTGGATTCATGGCCGCCAGATTATGAAGAACTTTCTGAAGCGATAATAACTTATCTTACCTCTCGAAAATACCAGATTTCTCGGAAAAAACTCGCACGAAAATCCATTCTGACGGTATCAAAGAATAACTCCACGTGTTGCATCATAGTCAATACAAACCGAAATCATAGTGCAATTGGATCAAGTTTTGGGAAAGGAACGGAATTTTTACAGAAAAACCCAGGAGCGACATGCATATACCTGACTGATCCACGCTGTCTTATCACAAAAGAATCTTGGAACCAGGCCAACGTAAAAAAAGATAATTTCATACGTGCAGGGGGAATAATCCTCCAGCCATCAACAAGTGAAATTGCACGATTTTATGCACTATATTCAATTTCATGCAAGATATGCGAACAGGATATATTAATTGATACTGCTTCTGGAATACGACCATTAACTCAAGAAGAACTTATTGAATATCTCAAAGAACCGGCAACTTTTAAGCCATTGATTCATCGAATACCGGAAAATATCCCTGAAACAGCGAAACGAACATATTATCAGGATGATCACATTTACCAGGCATTATGTCGAATATTAACCCAGAAATCAATGCATATCATGGGGGCTGAAACTCTGTCAGGTCAACTTACAAGCCAGGGTATCACCATGAGTCATGATGATCTGATTATCTGGTGTGGAAGACATTCTGATACGTTCCGGATAATTCAATCACAGCAGGGATCGATGATCATTCTCCATGGAAAGGATCATGTATGCTGAAATGTACCGTAACTGACCTTCATTTGTGCCAGCATTGTCCACGCCTGTTTGCATATTCATGGGTAAAGAAGAAAAATGCCGCATTTATAGGACATCGGGGAACGGGTAATCTTCCCGGAACACTCTTTCATACCTTTGCCCACATGGTTTTACAAGATATCTCATCAAAAGGAGCAGGCAGACAAGCACTTGTTCATGCACTATCCCAAAATCCACACGCAATATCCTTTCATATTCATGAAACCATTAAAGAAGAATACCTTATCCCTTTTTTAGCAGAACACGGATCTACCCTAACCATTGAAAAAATAGAAGCATTCGCGACTGCATGTGAACGCTGGATTAAATATCTTGAGGAATTTATAAATCCACACATTTCCAGTTTTCAGGATTTGGACATATTATTTGAGAGTATCTTTCACAATACTGAATACCTGATGACCTCATCATATGTTTTTGATGATGGAGAATCAATGTCAATTTCAGGGAAACCAGACGCCCTGATTTTCGATCCCAAGACAAAAGAACCGGTTGTTCTGGAATATAAAGGCCGGAAAGAATCTGATGCCATGCAGGATTTGGCACAGACATCTCTCTATGCCTGGTTGGTACGGCAGTCAATAGGAATTATTCCACGGGTTGACATTTTGTACCTTGAGGAGAATATGCCACTTGTCCGATATCCTCTACCAGCAATAGAGAACCTAATCGAGAATCATCCTTCTCTTTTTCAAATAGCCAGAAAAATCATGGAAGGAGAGAAGCGAATTCCAAAATGTAGTGATAATGCTCTCTGCCAGGTATGTCCATTCATACCATCATGCGACAACGATTTTGGAGAAATGATCCCGGCTGTTATTCATACGGATAAAATTGTTCCTCAAGAAAAAGAGCATACACCACAACAGGATGCAGAAGAATTACTGAGCACCCTTACTGAAAAGCTGAACCTTCTTTCCATCCCAGTCATCCCTTCGGGATATACAATCGGGCCACGATTTATCAGATTGAAAATAATTCCGGATATCAGAAAGAAGGTAACTTTTGCAAAAATCGTAAATCGAACGGTGGATATTCAATTGGGATTATCACTCTCAATTCCTCCTTTGATTCAGGCACAGGGTGGGTATATCAGTTGTGATGTTCAACGCAACGACTGGGAATCTTTTGATGTCAGCTCTCTTGTACAGGATGGAGGAATTCAAACCAAACACACATGTCCATATCCATTAGGAAGGAGAATTGATGGATCGGTTTTCGTAGGTGATCTGGCAGATCCGAATATGACAAGTTGTCTTATTGGGGGAACTTCCGGATCTGGAAAAAGTGAACTCATTCGCTCCATGGTTGTAGGTATTGCTTTACATAACCGGCAAACTATGCTCTCGTTTACTTTGATTGATCCAAAACGAGTTACATTTACAGATTTTTTTTCATTCCCTTATCTTTCACAACCGGTCATTATGGATCCAAATACAGCAATGAATATTCTGAATGCCTGTGTTCATGAGATGGAAGAACGGTATAAAGTTCTTGAAAAGTCAGGCTATTCAAATATATCAGAATATAATGGCAAGGAAAATATCCAGATGGTCAGACGGATTATTGTTATTGATGAATATGCTGACCTTATCATGAACAAGGCTACAAAGGAAGCTCTTGAGAACGCAATTCAAAAGATCGGCCAAAAAGGAAGAGCAGCCGGATTTCATCTTATCCTTGCTACTCAAAGGCCAGATGCAAAGATTGTAACAGGTGTTATCAAGGCAAACCTGCAACTGAAGATTGCTTTAAAAGTGACATCATCCACAAATTCCCGTATTATTCTTGATGAAACAGGAGCAGAATGTCTTGCCGGATATGGAGATATGCTGATAGGAGGAAGTGTACCTATACAGCGACTGCAATCTTCAAAAGTCTCTGAACGGGATTTAAAAGCATTATATGGTAACTAGATAAGTGAACGAAAACACTGGTCCGGCATATTCTATCCCGAGGGTGCATTACCTGAAACAATGCACATATTTTTGAAATATTATGGGAGCACCACCTGTTATCCAAATCCCTGCAAGTATGGATCTGAGGTATTCCACACCATATCCGATTCCCTCTATCTGTGTATATCCTTTCAGGGAATACCAAATTCCTAGCAAAATTATCATTCCGATAACATAATTAAGAATACGAACCGATATCGACGTTTTTTGAATGGTTGGGATATATCGTGAAGCTAAAATTGCACCTACAGCAGAACCAAAGAAGAGTCCTGCACCGGTGAGTGTGTCGTGCGGTATCAGAGGAGCTATCGGATACTACTCTGCTGGAAGGCAAGGGTAGACCAGGAAAGAGGTACCTGCCAGGATCCGAGAGAAAGGAGTGCCATAAATGATAAAAGAATCAGAATGAGAGATCCCATACATGAAAGAGTAATTTGCATAGAGATTGATTGATTTTTCACGAATTTTCCAACCGGTTTTTCAAATTTGACATATAAAAGCAGGAGGAGAAGCCCGACTGCAAACCCACCGGCAATATCAAGGGGATAATGAACTGCCTGATACACTCTGGAAAGCCCGATGAGCAGGATGAAGATAACACATACCACAGAAATCCAGGCCTTTTTCATCCATGTTGCAATAAGTCCAAAGAGGAGAACTGCATTTTGTGCATGTCCGGAAGGAAAACCAAATGACGGGTAATTACCAAGAGCTTTCACTTCTGTAGTCACCCAGTATGGTCGAGGCGTGTGAAATGCTATCTTTATTATGTCGCAGATAGCCCCGCTCAATGATACAAGGAGAAGTATCCTGATTCCAAGTTGACGATCCAGGCACCATACAATAAGCGGTATGAGGAGCAGGGAAAATTCTGGTTGTCCGATGAATGCAAAAAACTGCATGAGTGGATCGATTATTGCTGCATGAGACTGGAGACTGGTTATGAAGGTAATCTGTGGATCCATGAGTTATGTGTTCCAAAAGATATGAGGCATTTTCGAACGGCTTGTAATTTGAAAGTGAAACGAAGGTTATTCTGATGCGTACTCACTTATCGTTGGTTATTGTTCTCATTAAACATTCTACATAATTACAGATAGTTAGGTATATACTATACGGATCAGTTCAATACCAATAGATGGTGGAGTAAACCACACCTCTGTTTTGAATATGAAGAGCCCAAAAGTCAATTTATCAATATATAGAACCCATATTTTCATTTGCATCGCGTGTAGCAGTTGTAACAGTTGTAGCAGCTCTAGAAGAGAGACCTGACATATTTTTTTTTGATCAAAGGGATAGGATTCATTCACATTTTCAGACCGGAGAATCCAAATTTATAACCTATACAAAAATTTAACTAATTCAATGCTGATCATTGAACGATACGTATGAAACGGTTTACTCTCAATGCAATAGTAGATATTGCTGCTTTGGTATTTTTTATCCCTTCACTTATATCAGGAGTAATATTATATCTATTTCTACCATCAGGAGGCGGGAGAGGAGTGGGTGGAAGAGCATATCTGGATATCTCTCGTGACCAATGGTTAAATATGCATGATTATTCAAGTCTGATTTTTGCAGGTCTGATTATTATCCATATATTCCTGCACTGGAAATATTTCCGGAACATCAAAAAACCAATATTTCCAAAGGAAAAATAAGAAACAATACTGACAGGTACTGGATAAAACGGATACTTCATAAAGGAGAGAGAAAAAAAATCTTCGTTACACCATTCATGACACCAGATATCTTGTGGGGGTAATTCCTGAAATATCAAAGGCGATTAAAAATTTATGAATCCATTGCCTCCCTTTGTTCATTTAGCCCTGTTCCCATCAGATAGCCATAATTTTTATTCTCTTTGTACATAGGTACATATCGGGATTGAATGATATGGGGAGTGAAAACCATTACTGGAAGGTGGGGATATGTCTCATAGTTCTGCTACTTGTTGCTCAATCAGGGGCAGAACTGATCACGCCGAGAGAAGAAAAAACCGGCCTTATTCCTGCACCAGACATATTAGATCTGAAAAATGTTGTTATTCAGAACAAAACAATAGAATCAATGTTTACTTCTTTTTCGGCCCTGCAGCAGAAAATTCTTTCTGAAGATAAGTATGCAAAAGCAGCAGCAGGAACCGGATGGCATGAAGTGTCTATGCCGGTTGTGATCACCTCTCCAGGTATGTACCGCATCAAAAATGATTATACAGCAACAGGTGCGGAGATTGGAGTTTCGATAAACTGTTCAGATGTATATCTTGATGGAAACGGCCATACATTCAGTGGTTCTCCTGACAGTGAAAGTATCGGCGTCGGAATGAGCAATGAACAAACCTTATCAAATATTTCCATAACCAATTTTTCAACCAGGGATTGCACCGGAGGGATAGTATTTGAACGTGTTTCCGACATGATTATCACAAACACCCACCATATCAGAACAACTGGTGGGATTGCAGGAAACTCGGTAAT comes from Methanospirillum hungatei and encodes:
- a CDS encoding methanogenesis marker 14 protein, whose product is MNIVIPGNLGKIRDYTENDGLFFLQYLLNLQIDIYIYMVFSRSQAKNICIVHDVPVPIIIAPGNVPEPEYKQKTYHIVLSIDVGNTTTDCIITGTNLETGITYLINRNVRLMKDIPKPESGEEIFGQTLDGHILSKKAVEALVKDIIYKTISECSLDLNKELDFAVHSTGIVAEWESPDHINNYLGSITKGCLDAGIPMAKMRPVMTKSSLPEDDRKFSMLDKVQYTGSVAGVIPATGLSGEDLIANDMEGDLSLAGIKQAAVNTPIDFRNPCVSIDMGTILDGRITENVPKDRKDPYARTIGCFIGLGGAIADTLVKGTGQVDKKYGTAQEFLGDDVKTGFFSKKESGLCKDYSNKIHNLIQVEMVPHHRKKFGQVPIDPQIAENEKIAIIGVDCGEDFSHYHELQEIGREIYENKGLKNFTEVIDRVCAQLSLRMIDVAHKEGLLHENSVLGFSGRAIMSGRKPEYVLEGIIQRNLYPDPYDRLIFVSSALPRGASVMARCMGSLGNPKRPIGGNRGEGCILGRRKAFNA
- a CDS encoding cation diffusion facilitator family transporter encodes the protein MSPSSEPSLPSSKEKTIFHSFLVAILIWIPNIIAVMLSGSVTMLADVVKDGNELLSTFMAWMIIRKLSKGDHSTYDYGMGKFETITGLITGIVMFISLFLVFYSSISRILVPAQIHEEGAILGIILYIISISATARQWRKMHQESKKEHSPILESQWRLFRIKTISDILVLGTLVASTVFQEFWWSDFFDPISSFIIGIILLLSGYHIIFSSFQDLLDKTIDESYQFLILQDLAEFFDEYVAFHGVKSRRSGNRVFIEIFLEFDGDRKMGDVQAVINRMKSSIEQKIDKSTISIVPTSNPGSYEKIMR
- the thsA gene encoding thermosome subunit alpha: MSTQLTGQPIYILQQGSSRNRGRDAQSMNITAAKAVANAVRSTLGPKGMDKMLVDSMGNIVITNDGATILKEMDIEHPAAKMLVEIAKTQDDEVGDGTTTAVIIAGELLRQAENLIEQGIHPTIIVHGYRMAGEKSKELLKGIAIDIKRSDTKILKNLALTAMAGKGVEASRTLLSDLVVKAATSVAEIDGTVDMDNIKVEKKVGGFLEDSEIVQGIVIDKERVHPGMPTKITNAKVMLINAPIEYTKPEVDAQLLITSPDQLQAFVNEEERMTKVIVEKIIKTGANVVICQNAIGDIAQHYLSKAKILAVRRVKYSDMNNLVRATGASIISSIDAISSNDLGYAGLVEERKVSGEEMIFIEKCKNPKAISLIIRGGTEHVVDGYERAIEDAIRVVSTVLEDKQYVAGGGAPEIELSLRLRDYANTVGGRVQMAIEAFATALEIIPRTLAENAGLDPIDMVVALRTSHDSGESTYGLHVFEGKPVDMLKEGVVEPLQVKIQAISSAVETADMILRIDDNISSAKSAPPSMPPGGMGDMGGMGM
- a CDS encoding P-loop NTPase fold protein; translation: MSSGIESLRENNPFYSSSHPDPWVRQFPNITSINGEVFSSIVRIIQKKQNQASNPVGLLIKGESGSGKTHMIARIREHCEKTNFEIKFATIKPIIDYQTPLRRVLKGIITNLAHPVSDQCRYTQIHGIVFSIICDYYAHQPENKSMANDLGSDVNKFFDHVYRKQEHVEALLKGVQGWTIKEIPTINPLFVRLLFSFCNPELQHIAHMRLIGEIGDPEEAQLLHVPFQESSSDPAMEEEAREFLISLGLLLSRYNQSLIVCFDQLENLKNKELVEAFGQIIFTIINDCRSIIPLTFMRTLFWEEVFSPALDQSISERLAMNQWILRGCNDDEVEEIIRTRIQEILPDNWSEPYSWLIKKVRETINKNPSPREVIRCANTIILQSDSSSVHIPKVTPEEVIHAAYTNERELIISDLDSWPPDYEELSEAIITYLTSRKYQISRKKLARKSILTVSKNNSTCCIIVNTNRNHSAIGSSFGKGTEFLQKNPGATCIYLTDPRCLITKESWNQANVKKDNFIRAGGIILQPSTSEIARFYALYSISCKICEQDILIDTASGIRPLTQEELIEYLKEPATFKPLIHRIPENIPETAKRTYYQDDHIYQALCRILTQKSMHIMGAETLSGQLTSQGITMSHDDLIIWCGRHSDTFRIIQSQQGSMIILHGKDHVC